One stretch of Candidatus Baltobacteraceae bacterium DNA includes these proteins:
- the sucD gene encoding succinate--CoA ligase subunit alpha, producing the protein MSIWLDKNSRVIVQGITGREGGFHASRMIAYGSNVVGGVTPGKGGSKIETGQPVFDTVKAAVEATGATHSIIFVPPQFAADALYEAYDAGIGFCVCITEGIPATDMLKIVATTPGMQILGPNCPGLVSPGKALVGIMPGHIFAPGKVGMVSRSGTLTYEIVDNLTKAGLGQSTCVGIGGDPIIGTTFVDALREFKSDPLTEALVICGEIGGSDEEDAAAFIKEHMAGIPAVAFIGGRSAPPGKRLGHAGAIISGNTGTPQSKVAAFEAAGVPVADRPSDIPKLLKKKLGNLVHA; encoded by the coding sequence ATGTCGATTTGGCTCGATAAGAACTCGCGCGTCATCGTTCAGGGGATCACCGGTCGCGAGGGCGGTTTCCACGCGAGCCGCATGATCGCGTACGGCTCGAACGTCGTCGGCGGTGTGACGCCCGGCAAGGGCGGAAGCAAGATCGAGACCGGCCAGCCGGTCTTCGACACCGTTAAAGCCGCCGTCGAGGCGACCGGGGCGACCCATTCGATCATCTTCGTCCCGCCGCAGTTCGCGGCCGACGCGCTCTACGAAGCCTACGACGCCGGGATCGGCTTCTGCGTCTGCATCACCGAGGGGATCCCGGCGACCGACATGCTCAAGATTGTGGCGACGACCCCTGGGATGCAGATCCTGGGGCCGAACTGCCCCGGCCTCGTCTCGCCGGGCAAGGCTCTGGTCGGGATCATGCCCGGCCACATCTTCGCGCCGGGCAAGGTCGGCATGGTCTCGCGCTCCGGGACCTTGACCTACGAGATCGTGGACAATCTTACGAAGGCGGGCCTCGGCCAGTCGACCTGCGTCGGTATCGGGGGCGACCCGATCATCGGGACCACGTTCGTCGATGCGCTGCGCGAGTTCAAGAGCGATCCGCTGACTGAGGCGCTCGTGATCTGCGGCGAAATCGGCGGTTCAGATGAAGAAGACGCGGCCGCCTTCATAAAGGAACACATGGCCGGCATCCCGGCCGTCGCTTTCATCGGTGGACGCTCGGCGCCGCCGGGCAAACGTTTGGGCCACGCCGGCGCCATCATTTCGGGGAACACCGGGACGCCGCAAAGCAAAGTCGCGGCATTCGAAGCTGCCGGAGTCCCAGTCGCCGACCGGCCTTCGGACATCCCGAAGTTGCTTAAAAAGAAGCTCGGCAATTTAGTCCATGCCTGA
- the sucC gene encoding ADP-forming succinate--CoA ligase subunit beta — translation MKLVEYQGKELFKRVGIPVPRGEHARTADDVASFIAANPGSWVLKAQVQMGGRGKAGGIKFADNADDGKKIAAALIGTTLRGIQNPQGELVKSLLVEEKVAIAHEAYVSVTIDRSTKRPVFIVTAQGGMDIEEVADKDPHALSKYWVDTAVGYSPFEARLLFFASKLPAGYAKEWPAIAGAIYKLFFDYGANLIEINPLVLTKDGRVIASDAKVELDDNALYKHPELAAWEKENESPDNEDEAKAVAIGLGRSNYARLDGDIGVMANGAGLGMGTMDAIRTAGGSAANFLDVGGGAQAERVRKCYELIVSDPKVKAMFINIFGGITRADQVAAGIVEALSGNSLRKVPLVVRLTGTNEKEGREILAKAGIASVETMDDGAAKAVAAAKGAA, via the coding sequence ATGAAGTTAGTCGAATACCAAGGCAAAGAGCTCTTTAAGCGTGTCGGCATTCCGGTTCCGCGCGGAGAGCATGCGCGTACCGCGGACGACGTTGCATCGTTCATCGCCGCGAATCCCGGTTCGTGGGTGCTCAAAGCTCAAGTGCAGATGGGTGGGCGCGGCAAAGCCGGCGGAATCAAATTCGCCGACAATGCAGATGACGGAAAGAAAATCGCTGCTGCGCTGATCGGCACGACGCTGCGCGGAATTCAGAATCCGCAAGGCGAGCTCGTCAAGTCGTTGCTCGTCGAAGAGAAAGTTGCAATCGCGCACGAGGCCTATGTTTCGGTCACGATCGATCGCAGTACGAAGCGTCCCGTGTTCATCGTTACCGCGCAAGGCGGCATGGACATCGAAGAGGTTGCGGATAAAGATCCGCACGCGCTTTCGAAATATTGGGTTGATACTGCAGTAGGATACTCGCCGTTCGAAGCGCGGCTTCTGTTTTTTGCCTCGAAGCTTCCGGCCGGATACGCGAAAGAATGGCCCGCGATCGCAGGCGCCATCTACAAACTGTTTTTCGACTACGGTGCGAATCTGATCGAGATCAATCCGCTCGTGCTCACCAAAGACGGGCGCGTCATCGCATCCGATGCGAAAGTCGAGCTGGACGACAACGCGCTCTACAAACATCCCGAGCTTGCCGCGTGGGAGAAAGAAAACGAATCGCCCGACAACGAGGACGAAGCCAAAGCCGTTGCGATTGGTCTCGGACGTTCGAACTACGCGCGGCTCGACGGCGACATCGGCGTGATGGCCAACGGCGCCGGGCTCGGCATGGGAACGATGGACGCGATTCGCACCGCCGGCGGTTCCGCTGCAAACTTTCTCGACGTCGGCGGTGGTGCGCAAGCCGAACGCGTGCGCAAATGCTATGAGCTGATCGTGAGCGATCCGAAAGTTAAGGCGATGTTCATTAACATCTTCGGCGGGATAACGCGCGCCGACCAAGTCGCGGCGGGGATCGTCGAAGCTCTCTCGGGCAACTCGCTGCGGAAAGTGCCGCTGGTCGTGCGGCTGACCGGGACCAATGAAAAAGAAGGCCGCGAAATTCTGGCCAAGGCCGGAATCGCGTCGGTCGAGACGATGGACGACGGCGCCGCCAAGGCCGTCGCTGCCGCGAAGGGAGCCGCCTGA
- a CDS encoding redoxin domain-containing protein translates to MKRLSSVVLIAALFLVPTLVTAAEPDSILSFDGGSGWLNGAPISIADLRGKVVLVDFWEYTCINCLRTLPYLREWYKRYAADGFVIIGVHTPEFTFSSDPKNVEAATKRLGVTWPVVLDDKDVIWNRYGTTTWPHELLFDQTGKRNDSVIGEGGYTETEQRIQYLLKRANPSLQLPPIMALLPEDNYSKPGAVCYPKTEETFVGGPHANVGNAPPQAANGGLFDSQSSLQGLTSAMYYDKGSHTDGKIYLQGGWRKVEQGLVSVDGRPHVALKYHAIQVVGVMRPEKGAVTVIVTQDGKPVAHDDAGPDIQYDAQGRSYMTVDAPRAYTIINNKKWGTHDLTLEPQGSGVGMFSFDFESCEVPN, encoded by the coding sequence ATGAAACGCTTGTCCTCGGTGGTCCTGATCGCAGCGCTTTTCTTGGTACCGACGTTGGTGACGGCGGCCGAACCGGATTCCATCCTGTCCTTCGACGGCGGCAGCGGATGGCTCAATGGCGCTCCGATTTCCATCGCCGATTTGCGCGGGAAAGTCGTGCTCGTCGACTTCTGGGAGTACACGTGCATCAATTGCTTGCGCACGCTCCCGTATCTGCGCGAATGGTATAAGCGTTACGCGGCGGACGGTTTCGTCATCATCGGTGTCCACACGCCGGAGTTCACGTTCTCCTCCGACCCGAAGAACGTTGAAGCGGCAACGAAGCGGCTCGGCGTAACTTGGCCGGTCGTTCTCGATGACAAAGACGTAATCTGGAACCGCTACGGCACCACCACATGGCCGCACGAGCTGCTTTTCGATCAAACCGGAAAACGTAACGACAGCGTGATCGGCGAGGGCGGCTATACCGAAACCGAACAGCGGATCCAATATCTGCTCAAGCGCGCGAATCCGTCGCTACAATTGCCGCCGATCATGGCGCTGTTGCCGGAAGACAACTACTCGAAGCCGGGCGCCGTGTGTTATCCCAAGACCGAAGAGACGTTCGTCGGCGGGCCGCATGCAAACGTGGGAAACGCTCCGCCGCAAGCTGCGAACGGTGGTCTGTTCGACTCGCAATCGTCGCTCCAGGGCCTTACGAGCGCGATGTACTACGACAAGGGCTCGCACACGGACGGCAAGATCTATCTGCAAGGCGGCTGGCGCAAAGTGGAACAAGGACTCGTATCAGTCGACGGCCGCCCGCATGTCGCGCTCAAGTACCACGCCATTCAGGTCGTCGGCGTCATGCGTCCGGAAAAAGGCGCGGTAACGGTCATCGTTACGCAAGACGGAAAACCCGTTGCGCACGATGATGCGGGCCCCGACATTCAATACGATGCGCAAGGACGCTCGTACATGACGGTCGATGCGCCGCGTGCCTACACGATCATCAACAATAAGAAGTGGGGTACGCACGATCTCACGCTCGAGCCGCAAGGCTCAGGCGTCGGCATGTTCAGCTTCGACTTCGAATCCTGCGAAGTCCCGAACTAG
- a CDS encoding acyl-CoA dehydrogenase family protein — MAQFELTDDQRAIAELAAEFAKREIAPHIAQWDRGHTFPRALFTKMTEAGLMGIVIPEEYGGVGADYVSYALAVEQIAKVDAGAAVTLSVHVMICAAIMRLGTDAQKKKYLPMLATGDAIAAFALTEPEVGSDAAALRATARRKGDAFILNGRKQWCSNGGYSAVIMGMFRTGGEGVRGISAFLIDHPWKGMVIENLSNKLGIHTSNTCDIAFDDVEIPVSALLAGEGEGLRSALGTLTSGRIGIASQACGILGACLDASVQFAKDREAFGKPIGAFEAISFKIARMAADLNAAQLATYRAAALCDAGKPFAVEASMAKLFASTKAREHASEAVQIHGGYGFMSDFPVERYYRDAKITEIYEGTSEIQQMIIARALLGRLE, encoded by the coding sequence ATAGCACAATTCGAGCTGACCGACGACCAGCGCGCGATTGCGGAGCTGGCAGCGGAGTTTGCCAAGCGCGAAATCGCACCGCATATCGCGCAGTGGGATCGCGGTCACACGTTTCCGCGCGCGCTTTTCACGAAGATGACGGAAGCCGGCCTAATGGGCATCGTCATCCCGGAAGAATATGGCGGCGTCGGCGCAGACTACGTGAGTTACGCGCTCGCAGTCGAGCAGATCGCGAAAGTCGATGCCGGCGCAGCGGTGACGCTCTCCGTGCACGTCATGATTTGCGCGGCGATCATGCGCCTCGGCACCGACGCGCAGAAAAAGAAATATTTACCGATGCTCGCGACCGGCGATGCGATCGCGGCATTTGCGCTCACGGAGCCCGAAGTCGGTTCGGACGCCGCCGCGTTACGTGCAACCGCGCGGCGCAAGGGCGACGCGTTCATTCTGAACGGTCGCAAACAGTGGTGTTCGAACGGCGGCTACTCCGCGGTGATCATGGGGATGTTTCGAACCGGCGGTGAGGGCGTGCGCGGCATCTCTGCGTTTCTGATCGATCATCCCTGGAAGGGCATGGTGATCGAGAACCTCTCGAACAAACTCGGCATTCACACTAGCAACACGTGCGACATCGCTTTCGATGACGTTGAGATTCCGGTAAGTGCGTTGCTCGCCGGCGAAGGCGAAGGCTTGCGCAGCGCGCTCGGCACACTGACGTCGGGCCGCATCGGCATTGCCTCGCAGGCGTGCGGCATTCTTGGTGCATGTCTCGACGCATCGGTTCAATTTGCAAAAGATCGCGAAGCTTTCGGCAAGCCGATCGGTGCGTTCGAAGCGATCTCGTTCAAGATCGCGCGCATGGCCGCTGATTTGAATGCCGCGCAGCTCGCGACGTACCGCGCGGCTGCGCTGTGCGACGCCGGCAAACCGTTTGCCGTCGAAGCCAGCATGGCAAAACTATTTGCGTCGACGAAGGCGCGCGAGCACGCATCGGAAGCCGTGCAAATTCACGGGGGCTACGGATTCATGAGCGACTTCCCGGTCGAGCGCTACTATCGCGACGCGAAGATCACCGAGATCTACGAAGGCACCTCAGAGATTCAGCAGATGATCATCGCGCGCGCTTTACTCGGAAGGCTGGAATAG
- a CDS encoding 3-hydroxyacyl-CoA dehydrogenase NAD-binding domain-containing protein: MRILVIGAGQMGSGIAQVCAQTGHEVLLNDREEKFIEHGIRSIESNLDRAVEKGRMTADERGRVLSHIDARPHFTNLDVAIAIEAATENLELKLQIFRKLNESTAPETILASNTSSISITKLAAVCDNPGRVIGMHFMNPVPVMKLVEVIRAIQTTDATAKFVHDLAADLGKTTAESRDMPGFIANRILMPLINEAVFALFQGVGTPDAIDTVAKLGLNHPMGPLELADLIGLDTCLAIMEVLYDGLGDPKYNPCALLRQYVDAGWYGRKTGRGFYAYENGRKVSAEAVPV; the protein is encoded by the coding sequence ATGCGGATCTTAGTTATAGGCGCCGGGCAGATGGGATCCGGGATCGCGCAAGTTTGCGCGCAAACCGGACACGAAGTGCTGCTCAACGATCGCGAAGAGAAGTTCATCGAGCACGGCATACGTTCGATCGAATCGAATCTCGATCGCGCCGTTGAGAAAGGCCGGATGACGGCCGACGAGCGGGGACGGGTTCTCTCGCACATCGACGCGCGGCCGCACTTCACGAATCTCGACGTTGCAATCGCGATCGAAGCTGCGACCGAGAACCTCGAGCTCAAACTGCAAATCTTCCGCAAGCTCAACGAATCGACGGCGCCCGAAACGATTCTTGCCAGCAACACGTCCTCGATCTCGATCACGAAGCTGGCCGCCGTCTGCGACAATCCGGGGCGCGTGATCGGAATGCACTTCATGAATCCGGTTCCGGTCATGAAGCTGGTCGAAGTCATCCGCGCGATTCAAACGACAGACGCGACGGCGAAGTTCGTCCACGATCTCGCAGCCGATCTCGGCAAGACGACGGCCGAGTCGCGCGACATGCCGGGCTTTATTGCCAATCGAATTTTGATGCCGCTTATTAATGAAGCGGTCTTCGCTTTGTTCCAAGGCGTCGGTACTCCGGATGCGATCGACACCGTTGCGAAGCTCGGACTCAATCATCCGATGGGTCCCCTCGAGCTCGCCGATCTGATCGGCCTCGATACGTGCCTTGCAATCATGGAAGTGTTGTACGACGGTCTTGGCGACCCGAAGTACAACCCGTGCGCGTTGTTGCGCCAATACGTCGACGCCGGTTGGTACGGGCGCAAGACGGGCCGCGGTTTCTACGCGTATGAGAACGGCCGCAAAGTCAGCGCCGAGGCGGTCCCCGTATAG